A single Verrucomicrobiia bacterium DNA region contains:
- a CDS encoding shikimate kinase, with protein sequence MSTERHYRNLALIGFMGTGKSTVGRLLAEQLKFDFLDTDFLIEQRCGKKITEIFAQHGEPTFRKLEAQLVTELANRDRTVIATGGGLPIHPANLESLKSHALVVCLWASPERIYDRVREQSHRPLLNDPDPSGKIRALLAEREPFYRQADILINCDFRSAREVAQQIVNQFRLGPATSERAPTNL encoded by the coding sequence GTGTCCACTGAGCGTCACTATCGGAATCTTGCCCTCATCGGTTTCATGGGCACCGGTAAATCCACCGTGGGCCGATTGCTGGCCGAGCAGCTCAAATTCGATTTCCTCGATACGGACTTTCTGATCGAACAACGCTGCGGTAAAAAGATAACCGAAATTTTCGCGCAACACGGCGAACCAACCTTCCGCAAATTGGAGGCGCAACTGGTCACCGAATTGGCGAATCGCGATCGCACCGTCATCGCCACGGGCGGCGGGCTGCCGATCCACCCGGCCAATCTGGAAAGTCTCAAATCACACGCTTTGGTCGTCTGTCTTTGGGCTTCGCCCGAACGGATTTACGATCGCGTCCGCGAACAGTCCCATCGCCCACTCCTGAATGATCCGGACCCCTCCGGCAAAATCCGCGCGCTCCTTGCGGAACGCGAACCGTTCTACCGGCAGGCGGACATTCTGATCAACTGCGACTTCCGTTCCGCGCGGGAAGTGGCCCAACAGATTGTCAACCAATTCCGCCTCGGCCCGGCCACGAGTGAACGCGCGCCCACCAATCTTTGA
- a CDS encoding Rrf2 family transcriptional regulator: MKLTVRGQYALRAMQVLAHNFRNDDTVIRIQAISSKQKIPKRFLEQILNDLKSAGLVVSKRGVAGGYRLKRPPQQISLAEIIRHIEGPLAPVSCVSKYFYEKCTCPDEARCAIHGVMKEVRDCVAEMMENTTLNDLVERARKLEQQSQNSYDFVI; this comes from the coding sequence ATGAAGTTAACGGTCCGAGGCCAATACGCTTTGCGCGCCATGCAGGTGCTCGCCCATAATTTTCGGAACGACGATACCGTGATCCGGATTCAAGCGATCTCCAGCAAACAGAAAATTCCCAAGCGCTTCCTGGAACAAATCTTGAATGATCTCAAATCCGCCGGACTGGTCGTGAGCAAGCGCGGCGTTGCCGGTGGCTACCGGCTCAAGCGTCCGCCGCAACAGATCAGCCTCGCGGAAATCATCCGTCACATCGAGGGACCATTGGCGCCGGTCAGTTGTGTCAGCAAATACTTTTACGAAAAATGCACCTGCCCGGACGAAGCGCGCTGCGCCATTCACGGAGTGATGAAAGAAGTGCGCGATTGCGTCGCCGAAATGATGGAAAACACCACGTTGAATGATCTGGTGGAACGCGCGCGCAAACTCGAACAGCAATCGCAAAACTCCTACGACTTCGTCATTTGA